From a single Lolium rigidum isolate FL_2022 chromosome 7, APGP_CSIRO_Lrig_0.1, whole genome shotgun sequence genomic region:
- the LOC124671241 gene encoding xyloglucan endotransglucosylase protein 7-like: MASNGKRTLAVILCSVLLAAGVARGGNFYQDVDITFGDWRAKILGGGDLMTLTMDKASGSGFQSKNQYLFGRWEMKMKLIPGNSAGTVASFYLSSPPQGPHHDEIDFEFLGNLDGKPYTVQTNIFSQGVGGREQQFRMWFDPTKDFHTYTIVWNPINILFYVDGTPIREYRNRQADTGVPFLTQQPMRVYASLWNGEAWATGGGSIKTNWTWAPFVASYKGYTATGCVSSQDPAACASSTGAWMHQQLDTAEQARLWQVQKNYMIANYCTDPWRKYPRPDCKY, encoded by the exons ATGGCGTCCAATGGAAAGAGAACATTGGCGGTGATTCTGTGCTCTGTGCTGCTGGCTGCCGGCGTGGCCCGCGGCGGCAACTTCTACCAGGACGTGGACATCACGTTTGGCGATTGGCGCGCGAAGAtcctcggcggcggcgacctcaTGACGCTGACCATGGACAAGGCCTCCGGCTCCGGGTTCCAGTCCAAGAACCAGTACCTGTTCGGCCGCTGGGAAATGAAGATGAAGCTCATCCCCGGCAACTCCGCCGGCACCGTCGCCAGTTTCTAC CTTTCGTCGCCGCCGCAGGGGCCGCACCACGACGAGATCGACTTCGAATTCCTGGGGAACCTGGACGGCAAGCCCTACACCGTGCAGACCAACATCTTCAGCCAGGGTGTGGGCGGCCGGGAGCAGCAGTTCCGCATGTGGTTCGATCCAACCAAGGACTTCCACACATACACCATCGTCTGGAACCCCATCAACATCCT GTTCTACGTTGACGGGACGCCGATTCGGGAGTACCGGAACCGGCAGGCGGACACGGGGGTGCCGTTCCTGACGCAGCAGCCGATGCGGGTGTACGCGAGCCTGTGGAACGGGGAGGCATGGGCCACCGGCGGCGGGAGCATAAAGACGAACTGGACATGGGCGCCGTTCGTGGCGTCGTACAAGGGGTACACGGCTACCGGGTGTGTGTCGTcgcaggatccggcggcgtgtgctAGTTCCACTGGCGCGTGGATGCACCAGCAGCTGGACACCGCGGAGCAGGCCCGCCTCTGGCAGGTGCAGAAGAATTACATGATCGCCAACTACTGCACCGATCCCTGGAGGAAGTACCCGAGGCCCGACTGCAAGTACTAG